One genomic region from Thermoleptolyngbya sichuanensis A183 encodes:
- a CDS encoding P-loop NTPase family protein has translation MVDPATLTASAIASLAFQKFMETSAGKLAEKFSEMAIARMDDLLKRIWAKLRGRPRVEEIKAAVEKTRNITAEQVNQIAAYLQVAMDDDPQFANEIRLLAQEINAGKLLDQSHMTQNIIGDHAKGWQTKVEGGTAYIGDITIHQSQPPANS, from the coding sequence ATGGTTGACCCGGCAACACTGACAGCCAGTGCGATCGCCTCTCTTGCTTTCCAAAAGTTTATGGAAACGAGTGCGGGAAAACTGGCGGAGAAGTTTTCCGAAATGGCGATCGCCCGCATGGATGATCTGTTAAAGCGCATTTGGGCCAAACTGCGCGGACGACCCCGCGTGGAGGAGATCAAAGCCGCCGTTGAAAAGACCCGCAACATCACAGCGGAGCAGGTGAATCAAATTGCGGCCTATCTTCAGGTGGCGATGGACGACGACCCGCAGTTTGCCAACGAGATTCGGCTTTTGGCCCAGGAAATCAACGCCGGCAAGCTGCTTGACCAGAGCCACATGACCCAAAACATCATCGGCGACCATGCCAAGGGCTGGCAAACCAAAGTCGAAGGCGGCACGGCCTACATCGGCGACATCACCATTCACCAAAGCCAACCGCCCGCAAACTCCTGA
- a CDS encoding Uma2 family endonuclease: MTISASPQSAIPPEDLAALAEELDISLPPTDLWSDEPPLESDFHRDQIDLLIRLLKRYWADRTDFYVTGNLTIYYSEDKIITRNFRGPDFFVVLDTELKERKSWVVWAEDGKYPNVIVEILSKSTAAVDKGAKKELYQNTFRTPEYFWLDPNTLELSGFRLIGGTYQPIEPTDGKLWSEQLGLYLGIAHQRLRFFTPDGALILSAEEAEEQERQRAERLAAKLWELGIDPSQV; encoded by the coding sequence ATGACTATCTCTGCCTCGCCCCAATCCGCCATTCCTCCAGAAGACTTGGCAGCCCTGGCAGAAGAGCTAGATATCAGCCTGCCCCCCACCGATTTATGGAGCGACGAACCCCCTTTGGAATCTGACTTTCATCGCGACCAGATTGACCTGCTGATTCGCCTGCTGAAGCGCTATTGGGCCGACCGCACCGATTTCTACGTCACGGGCAACCTGACTATCTACTACAGCGAGGACAAGATCATCACCCGCAACTTTCGAGGGCCCGACTTTTTTGTGGTGCTGGACACGGAGCTAAAAGAGCGCAAAAGCTGGGTGGTGTGGGCGGAGGACGGCAAATACCCCAACGTGATTGTAGAAATCCTCTCCAAAAGCACCGCCGCCGTCGATAAGGGCGCAAAAAAGGAGCTTTACCAAAACACATTCCGCACGCCCGAATACTTTTGGCTCGACCCCAACACGCTTGAACTGTCCGGCTTTCGGCTGATCGGCGGAACCTACCAGCCCATCGAACCTACAGACGGCAAGCTCTGGAGTGAGCAACTGGGGCTATACCTGGGCATTGCTCACCAGCGGCTGCGCTTTTTCACGCCCGACGGAGCGCTGATCCTGTCGGCAGAAGAGGCAGAGGAGCAGGAACGCCAGCGGGCAGAGCGTCTGGCAGCAAAGCTGTGGGAATTGGGGATTGACCCGTCGCAGGTTTAG
- the yidD gene encoding membrane protein insertion efficiency factor YidD: MKVLLLGLIHSYRILISPLFPPSCRFQPTCSQYGLEAIARYGSIKGSWLTAKRIARCHPWSEGGYDPVPTEEK; encoded by the coding sequence ATGAAAGTCCTCCTCCTCGGACTCATCCACTCCTACCGCATCCTGATCTCGCCGCTGTTTCCGCCAAGCTGCCGCTTTCAGCCCACCTGCTCGCAATATGGACTGGAGGCGATCGCCCGCTACGGCTCCATCAAAGGCAGCTGGCTAACGGCAAAGCGCATCGCCCGCTGCCACCCCTGGAGCGAAGGCGGCTATGATCCGGTGCCGACGGAGGAAAAGTGA
- a CDS encoding DUF4340 domain-containing protein has translation MKLKPATFWLLFAALILGSVSLWSLQQPPRTEEAGQTTPQKLFAIEESQIQSLTVKKPNETLLFEKDENGVWQMKQPQQGVANDAAVAFLANLLATGMSDRTFSIPPTDLATYGLDQPSTTIEFTANGKPHTLALGNKNFNQSAIYALIDAPENPQNLTVSLVSLDFETAVGRSPHAWLQPTPAASPSPSPAE, from the coding sequence ATGAAACTCAAGCCCGCTACTTTCTGGCTCCTCTTTGCCGCGCTGATCTTGGGCAGCGTCAGCCTGTGGTCGTTGCAGCAGCCTCCACGCACCGAAGAGGCAGGACAAACCACTCCGCAAAAGCTGTTTGCAATAGAGGAAAGCCAGATCCAGTCGCTGACCGTGAAAAAGCCCAATGAAACGCTGCTCTTTGAAAAAGACGAAAATGGCGTGTGGCAAATGAAACAGCCCCAGCAAGGCGTAGCCAACGATGCCGCCGTTGCGTTTTTGGCAAACTTACTTGCGACCGGGATGAGCGATCGCACTTTTTCCATTCCCCCGACTGACCTCGCCACCTACGGACTCGACCAGCCCTCCACCACCATCGAATTCACTGCCAACGGCAAACCCCACACCCTCGCCCTCGGCAACAAAAACTTTAACCAGAGCGCTATCTACGCCCTGATCGATGCCCCAGAAAATCCGCAGAACCTCACCGTTTCCCTCGTCTCGCTCGACTTTGAAACCGCCGTGGGGCGATCGCCCCATGCATGGCTCCAGCCAACTCCTGCTGCTTCACCCAGCCCGTCGCCAGCAGAGTGA
- a CDS encoding GldG family protein, with protein sequence MKPLRSYLKLKHLIWPGLFLILMGLTAGLVAGTWGPIPAGLLSAGIGLLVVWLGSQASGFQGLWGKRSTQAGTNAVLATLAVLAIFLLTNFLATRYNTRLDLTENRLFTLAPQSQEVVKSLEDPVKVWIFDLAPNPADRDLLENYRRQNPDGFAYEYVDPQVQPGLAERFGVQNFGEVYVEKGDSRSDSSGNRRQLVQTISPSQRLSERRLTTALVKITSDRQTKVYFLQGHGERELNPGQGGLAQALTSLTDETFQAEPLNLANTAEIPADAAVIVVAGPQRPLLAEEITRLKDFQTRKGGLLLLVDPQANPELDDLLEGWGVAFSDRILVDPVAGRDGAVTIITEYGPHPITDGLNNGITFFPLARPLELGEVEGVEMTPLLFTNARTQAQQIGEDGQLQLDPEAPEGNLVLGAAFSRRLSNAPTPSPSPDAEEPPVQDEARMVAIGNSTFATNGLIDQQLNRDLFLNAIGWLSQEADPTFSVRAAEPTNRRVLFSPSQQIALILASLVFLPLAGLALAVGVWWRRR encoded by the coding sequence ATGAAACCCCTCCGTTCCTACCTCAAACTCAAACACCTAATCTGGCCCGGCCTGTTCCTGATTCTCATGGGGCTAACGGCAGGTTTGGTGGCAGGAACCTGGGGCCCCATACCTGCTGGGCTGCTGAGCGCGGGCATTGGGCTATTGGTGGTGTGGCTGGGGTCGCAGGCCAGCGGATTTCAGGGACTATGGGGCAAACGCTCGACCCAGGCGGGCACGAATGCGGTGCTGGCAACGCTGGCGGTGCTGGCTATTTTCCTGCTCACAAACTTTTTGGCGACGCGCTACAACACGCGCCTAGACCTGACGGAGAATCGCCTGTTCACCCTTGCGCCCCAGTCGCAGGAGGTGGTGAAGTCGCTGGAAGATCCCGTCAAAGTGTGGATCTTTGACCTGGCACCGAATCCTGCCGATCGCGATCTGCTGGAAAACTATCGCCGCCAAAATCCTGACGGGTTCGCCTATGAATATGTCGATCCGCAGGTGCAGCCCGGACTTGCCGAGCGCTTTGGCGTGCAGAACTTTGGCGAAGTGTATGTAGAGAAGGGCGATTCGCGAAGCGATTCCTCTGGGAATCGCCGCCAGTTGGTGCAGACCATCAGCCCCTCCCAGCGCCTCTCGGAGCGACGGCTGACCACTGCGCTGGTGAAGATCACGAGCGATCGCCAGACCAAAGTCTACTTCCTGCAAGGGCACGGCGAACGAGAACTGAACCCCGGTCAAGGCGGGCTGGCCCAGGCCCTCACTAGCCTAACGGACGAAACCTTTCAGGCAGAACCGCTGAACCTGGCAAACACTGCCGAAATTCCCGCCGACGCTGCGGTAATTGTGGTGGCTGGCCCCCAGCGGCCGCTTTTGGCAGAAGAAATCACTCGCCTCAAAGACTTTCAGACCCGCAAGGGCGGACTGTTGCTGCTGGTCGATCCTCAGGCGAATCCTGAACTGGACGATTTGCTAGAAGGCTGGGGCGTTGCCTTTAGCGATCGCATCCTGGTAGACCCCGTCGCCGGCCGCGATGGCGCAGTCACCATCATCACGGAATATGGCCCGCACCCCATCACCGACGGACTCAACAACGGCATCACCTTCTTTCCCCTGGCGCGGCCGCTCGAACTAGGCGAAGTCGAGGGCGTAGAGATGACTCCGCTGCTGTTTACCAATGCCCGCACCCAGGCCCAGCAAATCGGCGAAGACGGCCAGCTCCAGCTTGACCCCGAAGCGCCGGAGGGCAATCTCGTTCTGGGCGCTGCCTTCAGCCGTCGCCTGTCAAACGCGCCCACCCCCAGCCCCTCGCCCGACGCAGAGGAGCCGCCTGTTCAGGACGAAGCGCGAATGGTGGCGATCGGCAACTCCACGTTTGCCACCAACGGACTGATTGACCAGCAGTTGAACCGCGACCTCTTCCTCAACGCCATTGGCTGGCTCAGTCAAGAAGCCGACCCCACCTTCTCCGTCCGCGCTGCCGAACCCACCAATCGCCGCGTACTGTTCTCGCCCTCCCAGCAAATTGCGCTGATTCTTGCCTCGCTGGTCTTTTTGCCGCTGGCGGGGCTGGCGCTGGCGGTGGGCGTGTGGTGGCGACGACGCTAA
- a CDS encoding ABC transporter permease — protein MRVILSNILAIYRRELQSYFASPFAYAIAAVFWLLSGFFFVVILFGPEGLFAAVAQRDQAGITDPPVDVPYQFLNVFLGLLGSLALFLLPMLSMGLYSEERKRGTLELLATSPITNWAVAVGKLLGVLTFFITMLLPILLYESTLFAASNPAANLNVLLMGHLGLILMAAAVLSLGMFISSLTDSTILAAVLTFGLMLLLWVTDLIANGVGGPTGEAIAHLSLIKHYNDLSRGIFNTSSLVLYLSYILLGIFLTAQSIEALRFQRS, from the coding sequence ATGCGCGTCATTTTGAGCAACATTCTGGCAATTTATCGGCGAGAACTCCAGAGCTACTTTGCCTCCCCCTTTGCCTATGCGATCGCCGCCGTGTTTTGGCTGCTGAGCGGCTTCTTCTTCGTGGTCATTCTGTTTGGCCCAGAGGGATTGTTCGCCGCCGTTGCCCAGCGCGACCAAGCCGGCATCACCGACCCACCGGTGGACGTGCCCTACCAGTTCCTGAACGTGTTTCTAGGGCTGCTGGGTTCCCTGGCGCTGTTCTTGCTGCCGATGCTGTCGATGGGACTCTATTCCGAAGAGCGCAAGCGCGGCACGCTGGAACTGCTGGCCACCTCGCCCATTACCAACTGGGCCGTCGCCGTCGGCAAACTGCTGGGCGTGCTGACTTTCTTCATCACCATGCTGCTGCCTATCCTGCTGTATGAAAGCACCCTGTTTGCCGCATCGAACCCCGCCGCCAACCTGAACGTGCTGCTGATGGGGCATCTGGGACTGATTCTGATGGCCGCCGCCGTACTGTCCCTGGGCATGTTCATCTCCTCCCTCACCGACAGCACCATCCTCGCCGCTGTGCTGACCTTTGGGCTGATGCTGCTGCTCTGGGTCACCGACCTAATCGCCAACGGGGTCGGCGGCCCCACCGGAGAGGCGATCGCCCACCTCTCGCTAATCAAACACTACAACGACCTCAGCCGAGGCATCTTCAACACCAGCAGCCTCGTCCTCTACCTCAGCTACATCCTGCTGGGCATCTTCCTCACCGCCCAATCCATCGAAGCCCTCCGATTCCAGCGTTCCTAA
- a CDS encoding ABC transporter ATP-binding protein yields MITVEHLSKVYGSTPAITDVTFSVEPGEILGFLGPNGAGKTTTMRILTGYLPATSGTATVAGFDVHEDSMAVRQRIGYLPETPPLYPDMTVEGFLHFVARLKGVAAGDRPQRVQSSLERCNLVERRDTLIRKLSKGFRQRVGIAQAIVHDPPVIVLDEPTVGLDPRQIIDVRNLIKSLAGDHTIILSTHILPEVSMTCSRVAIINRGRVVATNTPDRLMEDLSGGAGYELEVEGELLVAQERLQYLAGVKSVTALTVEGLPPHRYKLRVISNPGTDPGRDIAATVIGAGLGLYEMRRVQADLEQVFLELTMADAPADPDPSLSNEPQNQSPSQEEAA; encoded by the coding sequence ATGATTACCGTCGAACACCTCAGCAAAGTCTATGGTTCCACCCCTGCGATTACCGATGTGACGTTTTCGGTGGAGCCGGGAGAAATTTTGGGCTTTTTGGGGCCAAATGGGGCAGGCAAGACAACGACGATGCGGATTTTGACCGGGTACTTGCCCGCCACCAGCGGCACCGCTACCGTAGCCGGGTTCGACGTGCATGAGGACTCGATGGCCGTGCGGCAGCGGATTGGCTATTTGCCAGAAACGCCGCCCCTCTATCCCGACATGACGGTGGAAGGGTTTCTGCATTTTGTGGCGCGGCTGAAGGGCGTGGCAGCGGGCGATCGCCCCCAGCGGGTCCAGTCTTCCCTAGAACGCTGCAACCTAGTGGAACGGCGAGACACCCTGATTCGCAAGCTGTCTAAGGGCTTTCGGCAGCGGGTCGGCATTGCCCAGGCGATCGTCCACGACCCGCCCGTCATCGTGCTGGACGAACCGACCGTCGGCCTCGACCCGCGCCAAATCATCGACGTGCGGAACCTGATTAAAAGTCTGGCCGGCGACCACACCATCATTCTTTCGACCCACATTCTGCCGGAAGTCAGCATGACCTGTAGCCGCGTCGCTATCATCAACCGCGGCCGCGTCGTCGCCACCAACACGCCCGATCGCCTGATGGAAGACCTGTCGGGCGGTGCGGGCTATGAGCTAGAAGTGGAGGGCGAACTGCTGGTGGCTCAGGAGCGGCTGCAATACCTCGCAGGCGTAAAGTCCGTCACCGCACTAACCGTCGAAGGGCTGCCGCCCCACCGCTACAAACTGCGCGTCATCTCCAATCCAGGAACCGACCCCGGCCGCGACATTGCCGCCACGGTCATCGGTGCAGGGCTAGGGCTGTATGAAATGCGGCGGGTGCAGGCCGACCTAGAGCAGGTGTTTCTGGAACTCACCATGGCCGACGCGCCCGCCGACCCCGACCCCAGTCTTTCCAATGAACCCCAAAACCAGTCCCCATCCCAGGAGGAAGCAGCCTAG
- a CDS encoding sigma 54-interacting transcriptional regulator produces the protein MQISERVQWIQQQTQFGELSEAAVRAIAQQVREIRLPENHRLALEDTEPKALYILKSGRLERYRTRPDSMADTVSLLPGSVLYLKELLLETPAEHTVITLSDCEIWTVPRGAFRDLVAQFPELNRTVSRQLADEVTELSSQLVFEQERQAALRPYLVPKVRRGIVGASRYAVRLRQEIKKAAGDRRPVLIFGEPGLGKDNAAALIHFGSGDRKQPMIKLNGDMLQPSGADLFGRVNGKPGLLSWLGNGTLLINNVQDVPKALQPRLAELLETGTYRPVAREGDPEPEPRQSGARIIFTSERSLPELDRHVGHAIKVPPLRVRKADLETQVNYYISLYCSSRGLARPTLAPEALRRLQGYDFPGNLTELEGMVGRAIIQSSGAPVLTEEVFWATGSKTRRFRVNLLNAYPKLRQFLRSPWWPDRINYGFTVWFFPLVIAVLWLGPQTRDQNFALNFFWAWWWPLVLVGFPFVGRLWCAVCPFMIYGEISQKLSTRVLGRKLLPWSRPEAEKWGGWFLFGLFALILLWEELWHLGNTAYLSACLLLLITAGAVIFSFLFERRFWCRYLCPIGGMNGLFAKLSMIELRAQQGICSANCTTYQCYKGGPQKGEGQETGGCPIYSHPAQLQDNRDCVLCMTCLKACPHRSVELNLRPPGIELWTTHKPTRPEVCLLFLLAGAVVLHRLPTILTLLGFGDSDLLATLLQYDAAPLGPFALHAGLAAIALVLPGAIALLCHSLIERITPKPKPFIELAYGYLPLVLGCNLAHYLHLGLTEAGRIVPVTLATFGLSGAGMPVVVAHPAVIAFLQGVTLLSTLALSIFLTQKIARQPLQNLLPQHVGLGAIALLVWWSVVSQH, from the coding sequence ATGCAAATTTCCGAGCGGGTGCAGTGGATACAGCAGCAGACCCAGTTTGGGGAGCTATCGGAGGCGGCGGTGAGGGCGATCGCCCAGCAGGTTCGCGAGATCCGTCTTCCCGAAAACCATCGGCTGGCGCTGGAAGACACCGAACCCAAAGCGCTTTACATTCTGAAATCGGGGCGGCTGGAGCGCTATCGCACCCGACCCGACAGCATGGCAGACACCGTTAGCCTGCTGCCCGGTTCGGTGCTGTATTTGAAAGAACTGCTGCTCGAAACGCCTGCGGAACATACCGTCATCACCCTCAGCGATTGCGAAATTTGGACAGTGCCCCGCGGGGCATTCCGCGACCTAGTGGCGCAGTTTCCGGAGCTAAACCGCACCGTGTCGCGGCAGTTGGCAGACGAGGTGACGGAACTCAGTTCCCAGCTTGTCTTTGAGCAAGAGCGACAGGCGGCCCTGCGTCCCTACCTGGTGCCCAAGGTGCGGCGGGGCATTGTGGGCGCGAGTCGCTATGCGGTGCGGCTGCGGCAGGAGATCAAAAAAGCAGCGGGCGATCGCCGTCCGGTTCTCATCTTTGGCGAGCCGGGGCTAGGCAAGGACAACGCGGCCGCGCTGATCCACTTTGGCAGTGGCGATCGCAAGCAGCCCATGATCAAGCTCAACGGCGATATGCTGCAACCCAGCGGCGCAGACCTGTTTGGCCGGGTGAATGGCAAGCCCGGTTTACTGAGCTGGTTGGGCAACGGCACGCTGCTAATCAACAACGTGCAGGACGTGCCCAAGGCGCTCCAGCCCAGGCTGGCGGAACTGCTGGAAACGGGAACCTACCGTCCCGTCGCCCGCGAAGGTGATCCAGAACCAGAACCGCGTCAGTCGGGTGCGCGAATTATCTTCACCTCAGAGCGATCGCTCCCCGAACTCGATCGCCACGTTGGCCACGCCATCAAAGTGCCGCCCCTGCGCGTGCGAAAGGCCGACCTCGAAACCCAGGTGAATTACTACATCAGCCTCTACTGTTCCTCGCGCGGCCTGGCCCGTCCCACCCTTGCCCCAGAGGCGCTGCGGCGGCTCCAGGGCTACGACTTTCCCGGCAACCTGACGGAGCTAGAGGGCATGGTCGGCCGCGCCATCATCCAGTCCAGCGGTGCGCCTGTGCTAACGGAAGAGGTGTTTTGGGCAACGGGCAGCAAGACCCGCCGCTTTCGGGTCAACCTGCTCAACGCCTATCCCAAACTGCGCCAGTTTCTTCGCAGCCCGTGGTGGCCCGACCGGATAAACTACGGCTTCACGGTCTGGTTTTTTCCGCTGGTGATTGCAGTTCTCTGGCTGGGCCCGCAGACCCGCGACCAAAACTTTGCGCTGAATTTCTTTTGGGCCTGGTGGTGGCCGCTGGTGCTGGTTGGCTTCCCGTTTGTGGGGCGGCTGTGGTGCGCGGTGTGCCCGTTTATGATCTACGGCGAAATTTCGCAAAAACTCTCGACCCGCGTGCTGGGGCGCAAGCTGCTGCCCTGGTCGCGCCCAGAGGCAGAAAAATGGGGCGGCTGGTTTCTGTTTGGGCTATTTGCGCTGATTTTGCTCTGGGAAGAACTGTGGCATTTGGGAAACACGGCGTACCTCTCGGCCTGCCTGCTGCTGCTGATTACCGCCGGAGCCGTGATTTTCTCGTTCCTGTTTGAGCGGCGCTTCTGGTGTCGCTATCTCTGCCCCATCGGCGGCATGAACGGCCTGTTTGCCAAGCTGTCGATGATTGAACTGCGGGCGCAGCAGGGGATCTGTTCCGCCAACTGCACGACCTACCAGTGCTATAAGGGCGGGCCGCAAAAGGGCGAAGGACAGGAAACCGGCGGCTGTCCAATTTATTCGCACCCGGCGCAGCTCCAGGACAACCGCGACTGCGTGCTGTGTATGACCTGCCTGAAGGCCTGTCCGCACCGCTCGGTAGAACTCAACCTGCGGCCCCCCGGCATTGAACTTTGGACCACCCACAAGCCCACGCGACCGGAGGTGTGCCTGCTGTTTTTGCTGGCGGGGGCGGTGGTGCTGCATCGGCTGCCGACAATTTTGACGCTGCTGGGGTTTGGCGACAGCGATCTGCTGGCCACGCTGCTGCAATACGACGCGGCTCCGCTCGGCCCCTTTGCGCTTCATGCCGGACTGGCGGCGATCGCGCTGGTGTTGCCAGGGGCGATCGCCCTCCTTTGCCACAGCCTGATCGAGCGCATCACCCCCAAACCCAAGCCCTTCATCGAACTGGCCTACGGCTATCTGCCCCTGGTGCTGGGCTGCAACCTGGCGCACTATCTGCATCTGGGACTGACCGAAGCCGGCCGCATCGTGCCCGTCACCCTCGCCACCTTTGGACTGAGCGGCGCAGGGATGCCCGTCGTCGTCGCCCATCCCGCCGTGATTGCGTTTCTACAGGGCGTGACGCTGCTCAGCACCCTCGCCCTCAGCATTTTCCTAACGCAAAAAATTGCCCGCCAGCCCTTGCAAAATCTGCTGCCGCAGCACGTCGGTCTAGGGGCGATTGCCCTCCTCGTCTGGTGGAGCGTGGTCAGTCAACACTGA
- a CDS encoding ArsR/SmtB family transcription factor, which yields MKTVDPVSVEIMQQVAEYFSVLSEPTRLRILSVLRNGERCVQDLVEATATSQANVSKHLKVMLQAGILSRRTEGTSAYYSVQDDLTFELCNLVCDRLASRIELQARRFRAFGLTSGQVLKRSV from the coding sequence ATGAAAACGGTAGATCCGGTCTCAGTTGAGATTATGCAGCAGGTGGCGGAGTATTTCAGCGTCCTCAGTGAGCCGACCCGCCTCCGCATTCTCAGCGTCCTCCGCAACGGCGAACGGTGTGTGCAAGATCTGGTCGAAGCGACCGCCACCAGCCAGGCCAACGTCTCCAAGCACCTGAAAGTGATGCTGCAAGCAGGCATCCTCTCGCGCCGCACCGAGGGCACCTCTGCATACTACAGCGTGCAGGATGACCTGACGTTTGAACTGTGTAATCTGGTGTGCGATCGCCTCGCCAGCCGCATCGAACTCCAGGCACGCCGATTTCGAGCCTTTGGGCTGACCAGTGGGCAAGTCTTGAAGCGGTCGGTATGA
- a CDS encoding phytanoyl-CoA dioxygenase family protein — protein sequence MENPPACMQPVAVSAGSAILFTEALTHGTLPWRGQGERRTLFYKYSPRSNAWARSLYNPDEFPSLTEAQRRLLLSPGVYPY from the coding sequence GTGGAAAACCCGCCCGCCTGTATGCAGCCCGTGGCCGTGTCCGCAGGCAGCGCCATTCTGTTTACTGAAGCGCTGACCCACGGCACGCTGCCTTGGCGCGGCCAGGGAGAGCGGCGCACCCTGTTTTATAAATACTCGCCGCGGTCGAATGCCTGGGCGCGATCGCTCTACAATCCCGACGAGTTCCCCAGCCTCACCGAAGCTCAACGGCGGCTGCTCCTCTCGCCGGGAGTTTACCCGTATTAA
- a CDS encoding NF041680 family putative transposase, protein MIFNELQQFRQTLYASLGNARDALFDLMDAVLVSACIVSFVRLSQSPVFRRQWSSTYEALRDSRLPRSKVLKLLVQQIPTQQQPLLAGDASRWNRPAARRLKDRTLSGRTGHAPIAGQNYSTLAWIAEDRGSWALPLRHERITSFETPASKAAFQLKQVTRQLAVRPLAIYDRGYGNASFVNQTAGIEADLLLRVTSNRCVYGAPPAYRGRGAPAKHGHKMKLNDPDTWSVPVETVEVDDPNWGRVRVSRWSAYHFRKSPKRAMEVLRVEVLETQSSTRRLAPLWLVWLGEQMPPLETLWLHYLRRFAIEHWYRFAKQRLYWTHPQFSSVSATEQWSSLMPLLSWQLWLARKDCTDHPLPWQAPQETLTPGRVAQAFAGILAAIGTPAPAPKPRGKSPGRGKGHKPTPRPCYPMVKKRASKRKTSEQSLNSPVATAA, encoded by the coding sequence ATGATTTTCAACGAACTTCAGCAATTTCGCCAAACGTTGTATGCTAGCTTGGGAAACGCCAGAGATGCCCTGTTTGATCTGATGGATGCCGTGTTAGTGAGTGCGTGCATCGTGTCGTTTGTGAGGCTATCGCAGAGTCCTGTCTTTCGTCGCCAGTGGTCGAGCACCTATGAAGCGTTGCGCGATAGCCGCCTACCCCGATCAAAGGTGCTGAAGCTGTTGGTGCAGCAGATACCGACTCAGCAGCAACCGTTGTTGGCAGGTGATGCGAGTCGGTGGAACCGTCCTGCTGCCAGGCGTTTGAAAGACCGCACCTTATCAGGCAGAACAGGACATGCCCCGATAGCCGGACAAAACTACAGTACCTTAGCCTGGATTGCTGAAGACAGGGGCAGTTGGGCATTACCATTGCGGCATGAGCGCATCACCAGCTTTGAAACACCCGCCAGTAAAGCGGCATTCCAACTCAAACAAGTGACTCGGCAGTTAGCGGTGCGTCCGTTGGCGATCTACGACCGAGGGTACGGCAATGCCAGTTTTGTCAACCAAACGGCAGGGATTGAGGCAGACTTGCTGCTGCGGGTTACATCCAATCGATGTGTCTATGGCGCGCCCCCAGCGTATCGAGGGCGAGGCGCACCTGCCAAGCATGGACATAAGATGAAACTCAATGACCCTGACACTTGGAGTGTCCCGGTCGAAACCGTTGAAGTCGATGATCCCAACTGGGGACGAGTGCGGGTCAGTCGTTGGAGTGCATACCATTTCCGCAAATCCCCCAAACGGGCAATGGAAGTGTTGCGCGTGGAGGTGCTGGAGACACAGAGCAGCACGCGACGCTTGGCTCCTTTGTGGTTAGTTTGGCTGGGTGAGCAGATGCCTCCGTTAGAAACCCTGTGGTTGCACTACCTCCGTCGCTTTGCCATTGAACACTGGTATCGCTTTGCCAAGCAGAGGCTATATTGGACACATCCCCAGTTCAGTTCTGTATCGGCAACCGAACAGTGGAGCAGCCTGATGCCGTTGCTCAGTTGGCAGTTGTGGTTAGCGCGAAAGGACTGTACTGACCACCCCTTGCCCTGGCAGGCACCGCAAGAAACGTTGACTCCGGGTCGGGTCGCACAAGCGTTTGCAGGCATTTTGGCAGCGATTGGCACCCCTGCTCCTGCGCCTAAACCTCGTGGTAAATCGCCAGGACGAGGCAAGGGGCACAAGCCAACTCCTCGTCCCTGCTATCCGATGGTCAAAAAACGAGCCTCGAAACGCAAGACATCCGAACAATCCCTGAACAGTCCGGTTGCAACAGCAGCTTAA
- a CDS encoding class I SAM-dependent methyltransferase, producing the protein MGDSEVDIVLCNQVLEHVLDPSQAMREMARILKPGGYFIGSVPHVGLVHLEPHDYRRYTALGIKQLLQQQGYCDIHIEGNGGVFRAAALMIVMDLLLSQRKPGVSQQFNANMALLLSPVITVLNLSSLLADKLLGDRQRTPANLCWIARKK; encoded by the coding sequence TTGGGCGATAGTGAAGTTGATATCGTTCTGTGCAATCAAGTGCTTGAGCATGTTCTTGATCCAAGCCAAGCGATGCGTGAGATGGCTCGAATCCTCAAGCCGGGTGGCTACTTCATTGGCAGCGTTCCCCATGTCGGTCTAGTTCATTTAGAACCACACGACTATCGCCGCTACACTGCGCTGGGTATAAAGCAACTGCTTCAGCAGCAAGGTTATTGCGACATCCACATTGAAGGGAATGGGGGAGTCTTTAGAGCGGCTGCGCTGATGATTGTGATGGATCTGCTGCTCAGCCAGCGTAAACCCGGCGTTTCCCAGCAGTTTAATGCAAATATGGCGCTGTTGCTGTCTCCAGTGATTACCGTCCTTAACTTATCTAGTCTATTGGCAGATAAGCTGTTGGGCGATCGCCAGCGCACGCCGGCCAATCTCTGCTGGATTGCGCGAAAAAAATGA